TAACCACTTTCACCTCTTTGGTAAAGATTACCAATGGAAGACGGAGCAAAAGGGAGCTGTGGGGCGCTTTAATACCGAAGGGCTTCAGGCTCTGCTAGAAGAGCTGCCAGGCCATGTAGATGCTTTTGAGAAAGCCTACAAGCAGCATAAAAAACTAGCGGATGCCGTACGATGTTACGTTAACGATTTGTTTGGTGAGCAGGGACTTATTGTAATAGATGCTGATCATCCTGAGCTGAAAGCCCCATTTCGCTCTATAATGGAAGACGACCTGAAAACACACACCGCCAAAAGCCTGGTAGAAAGCTGCTCTAAAGAACTGGAAAAAATTGGCTATAAAACTCAGGTTTTCCCCCGCGAGATTAATCTCTTTTATTTAAGAGAAGATCTGAGAGAGAGAATAGAAAAAATAGATGACAAATACGTAGCCCTCAACACCGATCATCACTTCTCTGAAAGCTCACTGCTGGAAGAACTGGAAGCCCATCCCGAAAGATTTAGCCCCAACGTTATACTTCGCCCCCTTTATCAGGAAAGCATACTCCCCAACCTCGCTTATATAGGCGGACCATCAGAGTTGGCTTACTGGCTACAGCTAAAGCCTGTTTTTGACCACTATCAGCTGAGCTTTCCTATACTTATGCCCCGTAATTTTGGCTTAGTTATTAGCAAAAGTAATGGGCGTAAACTACAGAAAGTGCCTATACAAACCAAAGATCTGTTTCTGGACACGCAAAGCCTGGTAAAAAAGTTTGTAGAGGAGAATGCGGAAGCGAGTCTTTCTTTGGCAGATGAACAGAAAGCCATTTCCTCGGTATTTGAAACCATCAGGGCTAAGGCGATGGAAATAGATAAAAGCCTGGATGGATACATTGGAAAGGAAGAAAACAATACCCTTAAAATACTTAGCGGTATAGAGAAACGCCTAAAAAAATCTGAAGAACGCAATCAGGAAACCCACGTAAGGCAGCTGGAAAGCCTGAAAGACAAGCTCTTCCCGGGCGGAAGTTTACAGGAGCGCAAAGAGAACTTTTTGAACTTTTATATTAATAATCCTGCTTTTCTAGATGAGGTCTTAGCACATTTTGACCCTATGGATTATCGCTTTTATGTTTTATATGAAGCAGAGTAGCTGTGACTAAAGCAGAGGCCCGCAAGCATTTTCGTAAGCAGCGAAGGCTGTTAAGTAAGGAGGCTTACCAATTAGCTAACCAACAGATATATAAGCACCTGATGCCCTGGCTAAAGGAACTAAAACCTCGTACAGTACATTGTTTTCTTCCCATTCATAAAAACAGAGAAGTAAATACCTGGCCGCTAATCAGAGAGTTACAGTCCGAAAATATAGGCGTGGTAGTATCTCGTACCGATTTGCAGCAGAATAGTATGGAGCATTTTATACTGGAAGAAGGAACTGCCTGTCCGGAAAATGTATGGGGTATACCTGAACCAGAAGGTGAATCTCTGGTTAGAGTAACAGAAGAAGAGATAGCGCTGGTGCTGGTTCCACTGCTGGCTTTTGATTTGCAGGGGCAACGTGTAGGTTATGGCAAAGGCTATTACGATTTGTTTTTAAGCAAGTGCTTACCCAATACTCTTAAGGTAGGTCTTTCCCTTTTTGAACCCATTGAAAAGATTAAAGACATTTACCCGCACGATATTGGGCTTACCCATGCTGTCAGTCCGAACAAGCTTTGGGATTTTAAGCATTCTCAGTGCTAATTATCAACAGTAATGCACAAACTGTTATATATTTGTGCAAAATTTCAGCAATAGAATGAAGGGGTAATATGAAAATTATCATTGCGGGTGCAGGAGATGTAGGTAAACACTTGGCTAAATTGTTGGCCTACGAAAATCAGGATATTGTAGTAATCGACCTCAATCAGGAAAGGTTACGTCAGTTGGGGAGCCAACTGGATGTTTCTACAATTAAAGGTAGCTCTACTTCTTTTAAAGTACTTAAAGATGCCAATGTAGGTGAGGCTGACCTTTTGATTGCTGTTACGGAGTCTGAAGAGGTAAACCTCGCAACTTCTTTTATTGCCAAACAACTAGGGGTAAAGCGTACGGTGGCTCGTATTTCTAACGAGGAATACCTTATGAGTAAAGAAACGCTGGACTTACGCAAGGTAGGTATTGATGAGCTAATTTCGCCAGAATCACTAGCCGCACGAGAAATACGCCGCCTACTCAGGATTGCCGCAGTAACTGATACTTTTGAGTTTGATCAGGGGTTGCTTTCCCTCATCGGAATTACCATAGACCGTGATAGCCCGCTAATTAACCATTCGCTAGCTGAGACATCGCGCCTCAACCCGTATAATAGCTTTGTAACAGTTGCTATTTTAAGAGATGGGCGTACCATTATTCCTAGGGGAGATACCCGCATTGAGCCTAATGATCATGTGTACTTTATCGCTGAGCCTAATGGAATAGATCGCGTGCTTGACCTAACCGGTAAGAAAAAAATAGAGATCAAAAACATTATGATACTGGGAGGTAGTAAGGCCGCCTACCACACCGCACGCAAGCTAAGTACCAACTATAATGTAAAGCTGATTGAACGAGACAGGGATAAATGCTTTGATCTGGCAGATCAGCTTCCTAAATCACTGATTATCAACGGAGATGGTAGGGATGTGGAGATTCTGGAAGAAGAAGGGCTGGCTAATATGGATGCATTTCTGGCTCTTACCGGAGATTCTGAGACTAATATTATTAGCTGCCTGGTCGCTAAAGATAAGGGCGTTAAAAAAACCATTGCCCTGGTAGAAAATATAGACTATATCCACCTGAGCCAGAATATAGGAGTGGATACAATGATCAACAAGAAGCTGATAGCAGCAAACTTTATCTTCCGCTATATTCGTAAGGGTGATGTTGTGTCAATTACCGGTATACATGGCGTAGAAGCTGAAATTCTGGAGTATGAAGTCAACAATAATTGCAGAATCGCAAATAAGCAGCTCAAAGATCTTGAGTTTCCTAAAGACGCGGTGATCGGAGGAGTGGTAAGAAGGGGCAAAGGTCAGGTAGCAATGGGTAACTTTCAGTTTGAGCCAAATGATAGAGTCGTAATATTAAGCAAAAGAGAAAGCTTGTCGGAAGTAGAAAAATTCTTTAAATGAAATTCAACTGGAAAGTCCTCTTCAACATTCTAGGTGTATTACTAATGTTCAATGGGGGCTTTATGCTGCTCTCTCTCCTGGTATCTTTCTTTTATGAGCAGTCAAGCTGGAAAGCCATTTTAGCTTCTGCTGGGGTTTCTTTTTTAACGGGCATCCTCACCTGGTGGGCCACTCGCAAGCAGGAAAACAAAGAGCTAAGAAGCAAAGACGGCTATCTGGTAGTTACCTTAGGTTGGGTGCTTATGTCATTTTTCGGCTCTCTACCCTATATTTTTAGTGGTACTATTCCCTCTTACCCCGATGCCTTTTTTGAGTCTATCTCGGGCTTTACTACTACAGGGGCTACCATCCTAACCGATATTGAAGCAGTTTCTAAAGATATTCTTTTTTGGCGTAGCCTTACGCAGTGGATTGGTGGTATGGGAATTATCGTGCTGGCAGTAGCTATTTTACCAATATTAGGAATTGGTGGAATGCAGCTTTTTGTGGCCGAGGCGCCGGGTGTCACACCTGACAAACTTAAGCCTCGGATTCGTGATACTGCCAAAAGACTATGGATACTGTATATTGGCCTTACTGCTTTAGAAACAATACTACTTATGCTGGGAGGCATGAGCTTTTATGAGGCAATCAATCATGGTCTGACTACTATGGCCACCGGAGGTTTCTCCCCTAAAAATGCCAGTATCGCCTATTATGATTCTCCTTACCTACAGTATGTCATCATTGTATTTATGTTTTTGGCGGGTACCAGTTTTTCCCTCACTTATTTCGCTTTTAAAGGTGCCTTTAACAAAGTTTGGCAAAATGAGGAGTTTCGGTATTATCTCTTCTCGGTAGGCATCATCATTCTTATTAGTACTCTGGCCATCTTTATAGTGAGTGATGCCAGTCTAGAAAAATCTTTTCGAGATGCGGCTTTTCAGGTAATTTCAGTAATCAGTACTACTGGCTTTATTACCGCAGATTACACTGCCTGGGCACCCTTGCTCACAGTGATATTCTTTTTACTTATGTTTATTGGTGCTTCGGCAGGCTCTACCGCAGGGGGCGTCAAAATAGTACGTCATATTGTACTGATCAAAAATAGTATTCTGGAAATGAAACGTCAGGTTCACCCCTCTGCCATTATTCCTGTAAGGCTCAATGGTAAGGCGATAACTCAGGATATTACTTTTAACGTACTGGCCTTCTTTATTATTTATATCACCATTTTTGCGATTGGATCCGTTGTGCTGGCTCTCATAGGCGTAGACTTTATGACCTCTGTAGGGGCAGTAGCCACATCTTTAGGCAATATAGGCCCTGGGTTTGGTACAGTAGGGCCGGTAGACAATTTTGCCCACCTGCCCGCAGCTGCTAAATGGGTGCTTTCCTTTCTAATGTTATTGGGGAGGCTGG
This window of the Porifericola rhodea genome carries:
- the bshC gene encoding bacillithiol biosynthesis cysteine-adding enzyme BshC, which gives rise to MNIEKLNFSETGNFSPIFLDYLDNKDTLQKFYHRRPELKSFEAQLQEKKFPQANRERLRSVLQKQYTSVAQPSAVTQNIERLGESNTFTLTTGHQLNIFTGPLYFIYKIVTVINSCKQLNEAYPDYHFVPVYWMASEDHDFEEINHFHLFGKDYQWKTEQKGAVGRFNTEGLQALLEELPGHVDAFEKAYKQHKKLADAVRCYVNDLFGEQGLIVIDADHPELKAPFRSIMEDDLKTHTAKSLVESCSKELEKIGYKTQVFPREINLFYLREDLRERIEKIDDKYVALNTDHHFSESSLLEELEAHPERFSPNVILRPLYQESILPNLAYIGGPSELAYWLQLKPVFDHYQLSFPILMPRNFGLVISKSNGRKLQKVPIQTKDLFLDTQSLVKKFVEENAEASLSLADEQKAISSVFETIRAKAMEIDKSLDGYIGKEENNTLKILSGIEKRLKKSEERNQETHVRQLESLKDKLFPGGSLQERKENFLNFYINNPAFLDEVLAHFDPMDYRFYVLYEAE
- a CDS encoding 5-formyltetrahydrofolate cyclo-ligase; translation: MTKAEARKHFRKQRRLLSKEAYQLANQQIYKHLMPWLKELKPRTVHCFLPIHKNREVNTWPLIRELQSENIGVVVSRTDLQQNSMEHFILEEGTACPENVWGIPEPEGESLVRVTEEEIALVLVPLLAFDLQGQRVGYGKGYYDLFLSKCLPNTLKVGLSLFEPIEKIKDIYPHDIGLTHAVSPNKLWDFKHSQC
- the trkA gene encoding Trk system potassium transporter TrkA, whose product is MKIIIAGAGDVGKHLAKLLAYENQDIVVIDLNQERLRQLGSQLDVSTIKGSSTSFKVLKDANVGEADLLIAVTESEEVNLATSFIAKQLGVKRTVARISNEEYLMSKETLDLRKVGIDELISPESLAAREIRRLLRIAAVTDTFEFDQGLLSLIGITIDRDSPLINHSLAETSRLNPYNSFVTVAILRDGRTIIPRGDTRIEPNDHVYFIAEPNGIDRVLDLTGKKKIEIKNIMILGGSKAAYHTARKLSTNYNVKLIERDRDKCFDLADQLPKSLIINGDGRDVEILEEEGLANMDAFLALTGDSETNIISCLVAKDKGVKKTIALVENIDYIHLSQNIGVDTMINKKLIAANFIFRYIRKGDVVSITGIHGVEAEILEYEVNNNCRIANKQLKDLEFPKDAVIGGVVRRGKGQVAMGNFQFEPNDRVVILSKRESLSEVEKFFK
- a CDS encoding TrkH family potassium uptake protein; protein product: MKFNWKVLFNILGVLLMFNGGFMLLSLLVSFFYEQSSWKAILASAGVSFLTGILTWWATRKQENKELRSKDGYLVVTLGWVLMSFFGSLPYIFSGTIPSYPDAFFESISGFTTTGATILTDIEAVSKDILFWRSLTQWIGGMGIIVLAVAILPILGIGGMQLFVAEAPGVTPDKLKPRIRDTAKRLWILYIGLTALETILLMLGGMSFYEAINHGLTTMATGGFSPKNASIAYYDSPYLQYVIIVFMFLAGTSFSLTYFAFKGAFNKVWQNEEFRYYLFSVGIIILISTLAIFIVSDASLEKSFRDAAFQVISVISTTGFITADYTAWAPLLTVIFFLLMFIGASAGSTAGGVKIVRHIVLIKNSILEMKRQVHPSAIIPVRLNGKAITQDITFNVLAFFIIYITIFAIGSVVLALIGVDFMTSVGAVATSLGNIGPGFGTVGPVDNFAHLPAAAKWVLSFLMLLGRLELFTVLILFTPYFWNRNV